From one Deltaproteobacteria bacterium genomic stretch:
- a CDS encoding archease, whose product MHLVKDPGTYRFAPHTGEVLLRVGARDVPGLFVEAASALAELQAGASLPKLLDRSDVVELEAPDVEALLVAWLDELIYLGDVHGHVYTRFDLERCTTSSLRAVVFGGVPGELRTQVKAATFHRLRVDASGPRCSAELVLDV is encoded by the coding sequence ATGCACCTGGTGAAGGATCCGGGGACGTATCGCTTTGCGCCGCACACCGGCGAGGTGCTCTTGCGCGTGGGCGCGCGCGATGTGCCCGGCCTCTTCGTCGAAGCGGCCTCGGCGCTGGCCGAGCTCCAGGCCGGAGCGTCGCTGCCGAAGTTGCTCGATCGCAGCGACGTCGTGGAGCTCGAGGCGCCGGACGTGGAGGCGCTCCTCGTGGCCTGGCTCGACGAGCTCATCTACCTGGGCGACGTGCACGGCCACGTGTACACGCGCTTCGACCTCGAGCGCTGCACGACCTCCTCGCTGCGTGCGGTGGTCTTCGGCGGCGTGCCGGGCGAGCTGCGCACCCAGGTGAAGGCCGCGACGTTCCATCGCCTGCGCGTCGACGCGAGCGGTCCGCGCTGCAGCGCCGAGCTGGTGCTCGATGTGTGA